One stretch of Archocentrus centrarchus isolate MPI-CPG fArcCen1 chromosome 5, fArcCen1, whole genome shotgun sequence DNA includes these proteins:
- the LOC115780359 gene encoding dysbindin-like, translating into MSSSSANLHNKRLPSESERGQRERQRFFEEVFQHDVDVYLSSAHLCIRDYKRPPIGSISSMEVNVDLLDQMELIDISDQEGLDVFFSSVGEEGVLTSPLPGNNRNDDAISNGLFRHVLESLDAKSRISSTSSNSSSDSQTMNVTGEDTPVVGSDNEETHTNTVKRRAISPKIEEGKSQNSASSS; encoded by the exons CGGAGAGCGAGCGCGGCCAGAGAGAGAGGCAGCGTTTCTTTGAGGAGGTCTTCCAGCATGATGTGGATGTCTACCTGTCCTCAGCACACCTTTGCATCAGAGATTACAAAAGAC CTCCTATTGGTAGCATCTCTTCTATGGAGGTGAATGTGGACTTGCTGGATCAAATGGAGCTGATTGACATCTCTGACCAGGAGGGTCTGGACGTCTTCTTCAGCTCTGTGGGAGAAGAAGGAGTGCTGACTTCCCCGCTGCCGG GAAATAACCGCAACGACGATGCCATCAGTAATGGACTTTTTCGACACGTCCTTGAGAGTCTTGACGCCAAGTCCCGCATCTCCTCCACATCTTCAAATTCGTCCTCTGACAGCCAGACCATGAATGTCACCGGGGAAGACACTCCTGTGGTTGGGTCAGACAACGAGgaaacacacaccaacacagtcAAGCGCAGAGCTATTTCCCCAAAGATAGAGGAGGGGAAAAGTCAGAATTCAGCTTCGTCTTCATAG